In Pleomorphomonas sp. T1.2MG-36, a single window of DNA contains:
- a CDS encoding RsmB/NOP family class I SAM-dependent RNA methyltransferase → MRDGGRIAAAIEVLGDVERTRRPVQDALKDWGLTHRFAGSKDRSAIGNLVFDVLRRRASLAAIMGSDSPRALALAAAVRLWGRGVGSLETLFAEDKFAPPSLTEDERSALSSGTVPADAPDWVKGDYPEWLAASLARAFGDRVVEEGEALAGRADVDLRVNTLKSEREQVLAGLTHLKAEPCRWSPVGIRIPAVDGDLRPGHVSSDLAYKRGWFEVQDEGSQLAALIAAAGGGRQVVDLCAGAGGKTLALSAALGNHGQIYAYDSDKRRFGDILDRIDRSGSRNIQIREPRRDQDVLGDLAGKSDLVLVDAPCTGSGTWRRRPDAKWRLAPGALDIRLKEQAAVLDNAVRLVRAGGRIVYITCSVLPEENEAQIAAFLARTPDFSLGDAAAAFATVTGRDAPDLTRLRLEDGEGSMLRLTPALTGTDGFFVAILNRAA, encoded by the coding sequence ATGAGAGACGGCGGCAGGATCGCAGCGGCGATCGAAGTGCTGGGCGATGTCGAGCGCACGCGGCGACCGGTGCAGGACGCGCTGAAGGATTGGGGGCTCACCCATCGTTTCGCGGGGTCAAAGGATCGCAGCGCCATTGGCAATCTGGTGTTCGACGTGCTGCGCCGTAGGGCATCGCTTGCCGCCATCATGGGGTCCGACAGCCCGCGCGCGCTGGCGCTTGCCGCTGCCGTTCGTCTGTGGGGACGCGGAGTCGGGTCGCTCGAAACGCTCTTTGCCGAAGACAAGTTTGCGCCGCCGTCCCTTACCGAGGATGAACGCAGTGCGCTTTCCAGCGGGACCGTTCCGGCCGATGCGCCCGATTGGGTGAAGGGTGATTACCCGGAGTGGCTGGCCGCTTCCCTGGCCCGCGCTTTTGGCGATCGGGTGGTGGAAGAGGGCGAGGCGCTCGCCGGACGCGCCGACGTCGATCTTCGCGTCAATACGCTGAAGAGCGAGCGGGAGCAGGTACTTGCCGGGCTCACCCATCTCAAGGCGGAGCCCTGCCGCTGGTCGCCGGTCGGCATCAGGATCCCGGCGGTGGACGGCGATCTCCGGCCCGGCCACGTCTCTTCGGATCTCGCCTACAAGAGGGGCTGGTTCGAAGTGCAGGACGAGGGCAGCCAACTGGCGGCGCTGATCGCCGCGGCGGGCGGTGGTCGGCAGGTGGTCGATCTCTGTGCCGGCGCCGGCGGCAAGACGTTGGCGCTATCGGCGGCGCTCGGCAACCATGGCCAGATCTATGCCTATGACAGCGACAAGCGACGCTTCGGCGACATCCTCGACCGCATAGATCGCTCGGGCAGCCGCAATATCCAGATCCGCGAGCCACGTCGCGATCAGGACGTGCTCGGCGATCTCGCCGGCAAGAGCGATCTCGTGCTGGTCGATGCGCCTTGCACCGGTTCCGGCACGTGGCGGCGGCGGCCGGACGCCAAGTGGCGCCTGGCGCCGGGTGCGCTGGATATCCGTCTCAAGGAACAAGCGGCGGTGCTCGACAACGCGGTGCGGCTGGTGAGAGCCGGTGGACGCATTGTCTACATCACCTGCTCTGTGCTGCCGGAGGAAAACGAGGCGCAGATCGCAGCCTTCCTTGCGCGCACGCCGGACTTCTCGCTGGGCGACGCGGCCGCGGCCTTCGCCACGGTGACCGGCAGGGACGCGCCGGATCTCACGCGCCTCCGTCTTGAAGACGGTGAGGGATCCATGCTTCGCCTCACGCCGGCCCTGACCGGTACCGACGGCTTCTTCGTGGCCATCCTGAACCGGGCGGCCTGA